In Janibacter alkaliphilus, the following proteins share a genomic window:
- the nuoH gene encoding NADH-quinone oxidoreductase subunit NuoH, with amino-acid sequence MSSLTILPTLTTAAPGPADFSDTPVWLSLVKALLLFVYLLLSVLLAIWFERRVIGRMQQRPGPNRNGPFGLLQTLADGMKSMLKEDVRPKAADAFIFTMAPMLFASMAFVAFAIIPLGGDVWMFGHRTPLQLTDLPVASLVVLAAAGIAAYGIVLGGWSAGSTYPLLGGLRSTAQIISYEIAMGLALVAVFLYAGSMSTSEIVASQSDLWYIVPACVSFVIYVITMVGETNRLPVDLAEGEGEIVGGYFTEYSGMRFAMFFLGEYINMLTVSALATTLFLGGWQAPPGFAAIGDGMLNEGWWGLLWFTIKVWLFMFFFVWLRGTLPRTRYDQFMRFGWKFLIPVTVVWVVAVAFIRAADLGFFGDSTVNLAGRAFPVASLIIVGVIAVLVLGATWIWENRVEARAQAEEEAAETPEEIDPFAGGYPVPPLPGQRLVEPEHRAGSTRQVEPAGATRATATETTTATTSEEEPRG; translated from the coding sequence ATGAGCAGCCTGACGATCCTGCCGACGCTCACCACGGCCGCCCCGGGGCCGGCCGACTTCAGCGACACCCCGGTGTGGCTGTCCCTGGTCAAGGCGCTGCTGCTCTTCGTCTACCTGCTGCTCAGCGTGCTGCTGGCGATCTGGTTCGAGCGTCGGGTCATCGGCCGGATGCAGCAGCGTCCCGGCCCGAACCGCAACGGTCCCTTCGGTCTGCTGCAGACCCTCGCCGACGGCATGAAGTCGATGCTGAAGGAGGACGTGCGGCCGAAGGCGGCGGACGCCTTCATCTTCACCATGGCCCCGATGCTCTTCGCGTCGATGGCCTTCGTCGCCTTCGCGATCATCCCGCTCGGCGGCGACGTGTGGATGTTCGGCCACCGCACCCCGCTGCAGCTGACCGACCTGCCGGTGGCCAGCCTCGTCGTGCTCGCCGCCGCCGGGATCGCCGCCTACGGGATCGTCCTCGGCGGCTGGTCGGCCGGCTCGACCTACCCGCTGCTCGGCGGGCTGCGCTCGACCGCGCAGATCATCTCCTACGAGATCGCCATGGGCCTGGCGCTGGTCGCGGTCTTCCTCTACGCCGGCTCGATGTCCACATCGGAGATCGTCGCCTCGCAGAGCGACCTCTGGTACATCGTCCCGGCCTGCGTCTCCTTCGTCATCTACGTCATCACCATGGTCGGCGAGACCAACCGGCTCCCGGTGGACCTCGCCGAGGGCGAGGGCGAGATCGTCGGCGGCTACTTCACCGAGTACTCCGGCATGCGCTTCGCGATGTTCTTCCTCGGCGAGTACATCAACATGCTCACCGTCTCGGCGCTGGCCACGACGCTCTTCCTCGGCGGCTGGCAGGCGCCCCCCGGGTTCGCCGCGATCGGCGACGGCATGCTGAACGAGGGCTGGTGGGGCCTGCTGTGGTTCACCATCAAGGTCTGGCTCTTCATGTTCTTCTTCGTCTGGCTGCGCGGCACCCTGCCGCGCACCCGGTACGACCAGTTCATGCGCTTCGGCTGGAAGTTCCTCATCCCGGTCACCGTCGTCTGGGTCGTCGCGGTCGCCTTCATCCGGGCCGCCGACCTCGGCTTCTTCGGCGACTCCACGGTCAACCTCGCCGGGCGCGCCTTCCCGGTGGCCTCGCTGATCATCGTCGGGGTCATCGCCGTGCTGGTGCTCGGCGCCACCTGGATCTGGGAGAACCGGGTCGAGGCCCGGGCCCAGGCCGAGGAGGAGGCCGCCGAGACCCCGGAGGAGATCGACCCCTTCGCCGGCGGCTACCCGGTCCCGCCGCTGCCCGGCCAGCGCCTCGTCGAGCCGGAGCACCGCGCCGGCAGCACGCGCCAGGTCGAGCCGGCCGGGGCCACCCGGGCCACCGCCACCGAGACCACGACCGCCACCACGAGCGAGGAGGAGCCCCGTGGCTGA
- the nuoL gene encoding NADH-quinone oxidoreductase subunit L, with protein MLTALPALTADAVLTADAAAAHEATGVTALGWLLVGLPLAGAIILLLGGRATDSFGPYLATALSWGSFLLGGAIVLSMLGEDPEQRVSSLALWDWVPAGSVDVTAGLTLDPLSLSFVLLVTFVGSLIHVYSLGYMAHDPDKRRFFAYLNLFVASMLLLVLADSYLLLFVGWEGVGLASWLLIGFWNHNPAYATAANKAFVVNRVGDLGMILAMAVMLATFGTLDIAAVGAAAPGASDGVLLAIGMLLLLAACGKSAQFPLQSWLGDAMAGPTPVSALIHAATMVTAGVYLIVRSHGIFDASEGARLAVTIVGAITLVYGAVVGCAKDDLKKALAASTMSQIGYMMLAAGLGPIGYAFAIFHLVTHGFFKAGMFLGAGSVMHGMNDQVDMRRFGGLATVMKITWITFGLGWLAILGVPPFSGYWSKDKIIESAFVGDGWQPWVFGTAALLGAGVTAFYMSRLFFMTFHGKRRWVTEGEEAVHPHESPLTMTVPMIVLAVGSVALGWALAAGDTFTTWLEPVLGHHEHEEPVIAVPVIIALTLLLVVLGAGLAWFMYLRQDVPETAPKGSVLTRAARADLYQDELNSALFVGPGVGLTRALVEGDRDGVDGGFDGLASGVRATSSWLRRAQTGFVRSYALTMLAGVVVILAALSLLN; from the coding sequence GTGCTCACCGCACTCCCTGCGCTGACCGCTGACGCCGTGCTGACGGCCGACGCCGCCGCGGCGCACGAGGCCACCGGGGTCACCGCCCTCGGCTGGCTGCTCGTGGGCCTGCCGCTGGCCGGCGCCATCATCCTGCTGCTCGGCGGCCGGGCGACCGACTCCTTCGGCCCGTACCTGGCGACCGCGCTGTCCTGGGGGTCCTTCCTCCTCGGCGGCGCCATCGTCCTCTCCATGCTCGGCGAGGACCCCGAGCAGCGGGTCAGCTCGCTGGCGCTGTGGGACTGGGTGCCGGCCGGCAGCGTCGACGTCACCGCCGGGCTGACCCTGGACCCGCTCTCGCTGTCCTTCGTCCTGCTGGTCACCTTCGTCGGCTCGCTGATCCACGTCTACTCGCTGGGCTACATGGCCCACGACCCGGACAAGCGGCGCTTCTTCGCCTACCTCAACCTCTTCGTCGCCTCCATGCTGCTGCTGGTGCTGGCGGACTCCTACCTGCTGCTCTTCGTCGGCTGGGAGGGCGTCGGCCTGGCGTCCTGGCTGCTCATCGGCTTCTGGAACCACAACCCCGCCTACGCCACCGCGGCGAACAAGGCCTTCGTCGTCAACCGCGTCGGCGACCTCGGGATGATCCTGGCGATGGCGGTCATGCTGGCCACCTTCGGCACCCTGGACATCGCCGCCGTCGGCGCCGCCGCGCCGGGCGCCAGCGACGGGGTGCTGCTGGCGATCGGCATGCTGCTGCTGCTCGCCGCCTGCGGCAAGTCGGCGCAGTTCCCGCTGCAGAGCTGGCTCGGCGACGCGATGGCCGGCCCCACCCCGGTCTCGGCACTGATCCACGCGGCGACCATGGTCACCGCCGGCGTCTACCTCATCGTGCGCAGCCACGGCATCTTCGACGCCTCCGAGGGCGCCCGGCTCGCGGTCACCATCGTCGGTGCCATCACCCTGGTCTACGGAGCGGTCGTCGGCTGCGCCAAGGACGACCTGAAGAAGGCGCTGGCCGCCTCGACGATGAGCCAGATCGGCTACATGATGCTGGCCGCCGGTCTGGGACCGATCGGCTACGCCTTCGCCATCTTCCACCTGGTCACCCACGGCTTCTTCAAGGCCGGGATGTTCCTCGGCGCCGGCTCGGTGATGCACGGGATGAACGACCAGGTCGACATGCGCCGCTTCGGCGGGCTGGCCACGGTCATGAAGATCACCTGGATCACCTTCGGCCTGGGCTGGCTGGCGATCCTCGGCGTCCCGCCCTTCTCCGGCTACTGGTCCAAGGACAAGATCATCGAGTCGGCCTTCGTCGGCGACGGCTGGCAGCCGTGGGTCTTCGGCACCGCCGCGCTGCTCGGCGCCGGGGTGACCGCCTTCTACATGTCCCGGCTGTTCTTCATGACCTTCCACGGCAAGCGCCGCTGGGTCACCGAGGGCGAGGAGGCGGTGCACCCGCACGAGTCCCCGCTGACGATGACCGTCCCGATGATCGTGCTCGCCGTGGGCTCGGTCGCGCTCGGCTGGGCGCTGGCCGCCGGCGACACCTTCACCACCTGGCTGGAGCCGGTGCTCGGCCACCACGAGCACGAGGAGCCGGTGATCGCCGTGCCGGTGATCATCGCCCTCACCCTGCTGCTGGTCGTCCTCGGCGCCGGCCTGGCGTGGTTCATGTACCTGCGCCAGGACGTGCCGGAGACCGCGCCGAAGGGGTCGGTGCTGACCCGGGCGGCCCGCGCCGACCTCTACCAGGACGAGCTGAACTCGGCCCTCTTCGTCGGGCCCGGCGTCGGCCTGACCCGGGCCCTGGTCGAGGGTGACCGGGACGGGGTCGACGGCGGCTTCGACGGCCTGGCCTCCGGGGTGCGGGCCACCTCCTCCTGGCTGCGCCGGGCCCAGACCGGCTTCGTCCGCTCGTACGCGCTGACGATGCTCGCCGGTGTCGTCGTGATCCTGGCCGCGCTGAGCCTGCTGAACTGA
- a CDS encoding NADH-quinone oxidoreductase subunit G yields the protein MTVTSRSETEQTPVEMVNLTIDGVPVSVPKETLVIRAAEEAGIQIPRFCDHPLLDPVGACRQCLVEVATPDREGNVKPMPKPQASCTMAVSEGMQVSTQQTSEVADKAQQGVMELLLVNHPLDCPVCDKGGECPLQNQAMSNGRPTSRFEDVKRTYPKPINISSAVLLDRERCVLCARCTRFSDQIAGDPFIALVERGALQQVGIYEEQPFESYFSGNTVQICPVGALTGAAYRFRSRPFDLVSTPSVCEHCASGCAIRTDHRRGSVLRRMAALDPEVNDEWICDKGRWAFRYPDVGDRFELPMVREDGELRPASWQEALAVAADGLRAAQGHGVLVGGRVSVEDAYAYGKLARGVLGTNNIDFRARPHSAEEADFLADHVVGTTPETGGVRFADLERAGSVLLVGLESEEESPSVFLRLRKAFRKSGTQVFSVAPLATRGLTKAGGTLVPAAPGTETEVLRALAGEGSAEAMGGDGFAATRTALREPAAIILVGERLATVPGALTAAAALAESTGARLAWVPRRAGERGALEAGALPGLLPGGRPVTDAGAREALATLWQTDAALPTEAGLDTTGIVGAARTGRLGGLVVGGVDADDLALPGAHEALRRAFVVSLDLRPSTVTAHADVVLPVAPHAERSGAFVNWEGRVREFEAALSTNAMADHRVLHMLADELGGFLGTRTQAEVRGELDLLERGPATRPERAVPGTPEVPTLGADELVLATWHQLLDKGSLQDGEPFLAGTAHTPKAWVSPRTAQALGVIEDDFVTVQGGEVRVTAPVHVADMVDHVVWLPTNSESCDLRSLTGHVGPVVTVTRGGAA from the coding sequence ATGACCGTCACGAGCCGCAGCGAGACCGAGCAGACCCCGGTCGAGATGGTCAACCTGACCATCGACGGGGTCCCGGTCAGCGTGCCCAAGGAGACCCTGGTCATCCGGGCCGCCGAGGAGGCCGGGATCCAGATCCCGCGCTTCTGCGACCACCCGCTGCTCGACCCGGTCGGCGCCTGCCGGCAGTGCCTGGTCGAGGTGGCCACCCCGGACCGCGAGGGCAACGTCAAGCCGATGCCCAAGCCGCAGGCCAGCTGCACCATGGCGGTCAGCGAGGGCATGCAGGTCAGCACCCAGCAGACCTCCGAGGTGGCCGACAAGGCCCAGCAGGGCGTCATGGAGCTGCTGCTGGTCAACCACCCGCTGGACTGCCCGGTCTGCGACAAGGGCGGGGAGTGCCCGCTGCAGAACCAGGCGATGAGCAACGGCCGGCCGACCTCCCGCTTCGAGGACGTCAAGCGCACCTACCCCAAGCCGATCAACATCTCCTCGGCGGTGCTGCTGGACCGGGAGCGCTGCGTGCTCTGCGCCCGCTGCACCCGCTTCTCCGACCAGATCGCCGGCGACCCCTTCATCGCGCTCGTCGAGCGCGGCGCGCTGCAGCAGGTCGGCATCTACGAGGAGCAGCCCTTCGAGAGCTACTTCTCTGGCAACACCGTGCAGATCTGCCCGGTGGGCGCGCTCACCGGCGCCGCCTACCGCTTCCGCTCCCGCCCCTTCGACCTCGTCTCCACCCCGAGCGTGTGCGAGCACTGCGCCAGCGGCTGCGCGATCCGCACCGACCACCGCCGCGGCAGCGTGCTGCGCCGGATGGCCGCGCTGGACCCCGAGGTCAACGACGAGTGGATCTGCGACAAGGGCCGCTGGGCCTTCCGCTACCCCGACGTCGGGGACCGCTTCGAGCTGCCGATGGTCCGCGAGGACGGCGAGCTGCGCCCCGCCTCGTGGCAGGAGGCGCTGGCCGTCGCCGCGGACGGGCTGCGCGCGGCGCAGGGCCACGGCGTGCTCGTCGGCGGCCGGGTCAGCGTCGAGGACGCCTACGCCTACGGCAAGCTCGCCCGCGGCGTGCTCGGCACGAACAACATCGACTTCCGCGCCCGCCCGCACTCGGCCGAGGAGGCCGACTTCCTCGCCGACCACGTCGTCGGCACCACCCCGGAGACCGGCGGGGTCCGCTTCGCCGACCTCGAGCGGGCCGGCTCGGTGCTGCTCGTCGGGCTGGAGTCCGAGGAGGAGTCGCCCAGCGTCTTCCTGCGGCTGCGCAAGGCCTTCCGCAAGAGCGGCACCCAGGTCTTCTCGGTGGCCCCGCTGGCCACCCGTGGCCTGACGAAGGCGGGCGGCACCCTCGTCCCGGCGGCACCCGGCACCGAGACCGAGGTGCTGCGGGCGCTGGCCGGCGAGGGCAGCGCCGAGGCGATGGGCGGCGACGGCTTCGCCGCCACCCGCACCGCGCTGCGCGAGCCGGCGGCGATCATCCTCGTCGGCGAGCGGCTGGCCACCGTGCCCGGTGCGCTGACCGCCGCCGCGGCGCTCGCCGAGAGCACCGGCGCCCGGCTGGCCTGGGTGCCGCGACGGGCCGGGGAGCGCGGCGCCCTCGAGGCCGGCGCGCTGCCCGGGCTGCTGCCCGGCGGCCGCCCGGTCACCGACGCCGGCGCCCGCGAGGCGCTGGCCACGCTGTGGCAGACCGACGCCGCGCTGCCCACCGAGGCCGGCCTGGACACCACCGGCATCGTCGGAGCGGCCCGCACCGGACGCCTCGGCGGCCTCGTCGTCGGCGGCGTGGACGCCGACGACCTCGCCCTGCCCGGCGCGCACGAGGCGCTGCGGCGGGCCTTCGTCGTCTCCCTCGACCTGCGCCCGAGCACGGTCACCGCGCACGCCGACGTCGTGCTGCCGGTGGCCCCGCACGCCGAGCGCTCCGGAGCCTTCGTCAACTGGGAGGGTCGGGTCCGCGAGTTCGAGGCGGCGCTGTCGACCAACGCGATGGCCGACCACCGGGTGCTGCACATGCTCGCCGACGAGCTCGGCGGCTTCCTCGGCACCCGGACCCAGGCCGAGGTGCGCGGCGAGCTCGACCTGCTCGAGCGCGGCCCGGCCACCCGCCCCGAGCGCGCCGTGCCCGGCACCCCCGAGGTGCCCACCCTCGGCGCCGACGAGCTCGTCCTGGCGACCTGGCACCAGCTGCTCGACAAGGGCTCGCTGCAGGACGGCGAACCCTTCCTCGCCGGCACCGCGCACACCCCGAAGGCGTGGGTCTCCCCGCGCACCGCGCAGGCCCTCGGCGTCATCGAGGACGACTTCGTCACCGTGCAGGGCGGCGAGGTGCGGGTGACCGCGCCGGTGCACGTCGCCGACATGGTCGACCACGTGGTGTGGCTGCCGACGAACTCCGAGAGCTGCGACCTGCGCAGCCTGACCGGGCACGTCGGCCCGGTCGTCACCGTCACCAGGGGTGGAGCCGCATGA
- a CDS encoding NADH-quinone oxidoreductase subunit J, which produces MTGTGEAVAFWALAIVAVPAALALLFAKRAVHAAIGMVVTMIILGAFYLLQEAPFLGVVHIFVYTGAVMMLFLFVVMLVGVDHSDSLVETLTGQRFLTVLLSLATVALLVGAISGVTYEGDPNLSAVSADPGNVEAVAYLIFGRYVWVFEVTTALLVTAAIGAMVLAHRERIVPRPTQRQWMERRFREGQHLSGLPAPGVYARHNAVDTPALLPDGTVSELSLNRVLVARDQVTAPTRYVEVDEAAADTAPDREIADTRERHLHDTGEQLPPSADLPSLRREGAQHDGGHPQSGDDATRDDEGSAR; this is translated from the coding sequence GTGACCGGTACCGGTGAGGCCGTCGCCTTCTGGGCGCTGGCGATCGTGGCGGTGCCCGCGGCGCTGGCGCTGCTCTTCGCGAAGCGTGCGGTGCACGCGGCGATCGGCATGGTCGTCACGATGATCATCCTCGGCGCCTTCTACCTGCTGCAGGAGGCGCCCTTCCTCGGGGTGGTGCACATCTTCGTCTACACCGGCGCCGTGATGATGCTCTTCCTCTTCGTCGTCATGCTCGTCGGCGTCGACCACTCCGACAGCCTCGTCGAGACCCTCACCGGGCAGCGCTTCCTCACCGTGCTGCTCAGCCTGGCCACGGTGGCGCTGCTCGTCGGGGCCATCTCCGGGGTGACCTACGAGGGCGACCCCAACCTCAGCGCGGTCAGCGCCGACCCCGGCAACGTCGAGGCCGTCGCCTACCTCATCTTCGGCCGCTACGTCTGGGTCTTCGAGGTGACCACCGCGCTGCTGGTCACCGCCGCCATCGGGGCGATGGTGCTCGCCCACCGCGAGCGGATCGTGCCCCGCCCCACCCAGCGGCAGTGGATGGAGCGCCGCTTCCGCGAGGGCCAGCACCTCTCCGGCCTGCCGGCCCCCGGCGTCTACGCCCGGCACAACGCCGTGGACACCCCGGCGCTGCTGCCCGACGGCACCGTCTCCGAGCTCTCCCTGAACCGGGTGCTCGTCGCCCGTGACCAGGTCACCGCGCCCACCCGGTACGTCGAGGTGGACGAGGCGGCCGCGGACACCGCCCCGGACCGGGAGATCGCCGACACCCGGGAGCGCCACCTGCACGACACCGGTGAGCAGCTGCCGCCCAGCGCGGACCTGCCCAGCCTGCGTCGCGAGGGTGCCCAGCACGACGGGGGCCACCCGCAGAGCGGCGACGACGCGACCCGTGACGACGAGGGGAGCGCCCGATGA
- a CDS encoding NADH-quinone oxidoreductase subunit M — MTDLPWLSLLIVVPLLGALVVAVLPSKGGLAKPVALGVSLLTLGIAVAATATSFTRGSDQQFQMVEQHEWIPQFGVSYALGVDGISLALILMALVLTPVCLLAAWNDIPEGGGREKTYYALLLSLVPFMVGVFAATDVFLFYVFFEAMLIPVYFLIGMFGGERRQAAAVKFLLYSLAGGLIMLVGVIALYFQGPGGSEGFLVERLTGLSIDPTTEKWLFVAFFVAFAVKAPMWPVHAWLPDAASASRPAVATLLVGVLDKVGTYGMIRFCLQLFPGASEWATPVVLTLAVVSVLYGAILAIGQTDLMRLVAFTSISHFGFIVIGIFAVTSASQTGSNLYMINHGFSTAALFLVAGMLVARRGTARIDAFGGWQRVTPALAGVFLVAGLSALALPGLSSFVSEFLVIAGTYPTYPVVTVVAALGVILAALYVLLAYKRMMTGPPPVIGGTEGSSVVPGSTDVELRADAAGTSVAGDEPAEDLPYVREDLDEGRRRGRLAAAVPDLSWREKVVVAPLIASFLVLGVYPKPVLDTLTPAVERTLEIVGVSDPAPEVPADSTSTSGGTH, encoded by the coding sequence ATGACCGATCTGCCCTGGCTCTCGCTGCTCATCGTCGTGCCGCTGCTCGGCGCGCTGGTGGTGGCGGTGCTCCCCTCGAAGGGTGGCCTGGCCAAGCCGGTGGCGCTGGGCGTCTCCCTGCTCACCCTGGGCATCGCGGTGGCCGCCACCGCGACGAGCTTCACGCGGGGGAGCGACCAGCAGTTCCAGATGGTCGAGCAGCACGAGTGGATCCCGCAGTTCGGGGTCTCCTACGCGCTCGGCGTCGACGGGATCTCGCTGGCGCTCATCCTCATGGCGCTGGTGCTGACCCCGGTGTGCCTGCTCGCCGCCTGGAACGACATCCCCGAGGGCGGTGGCCGGGAGAAGACCTACTACGCGCTGCTGCTGTCGCTGGTGCCCTTCATGGTCGGCGTCTTCGCGGCCACCGACGTCTTCCTCTTCTACGTCTTCTTCGAGGCGATGCTCATCCCGGTGTACTTCCTCATCGGGATGTTCGGCGGCGAGCGCCGCCAGGCCGCAGCGGTGAAGTTCCTGCTCTACAGCCTGGCCGGCGGGCTGATCATGCTCGTCGGGGTCATCGCCCTGTACTTCCAGGGTCCCGGCGGCTCGGAGGGCTTCCTCGTCGAGCGGCTCACCGGGCTGAGCATCGACCCGACCACCGAGAAGTGGCTCTTCGTCGCCTTCTTCGTCGCCTTCGCCGTCAAGGCCCCGATGTGGCCGGTGCACGCCTGGCTGCCGGACGCGGCCAGCGCCTCCCGGCCGGCGGTGGCCACGCTGCTCGTCGGCGTGCTCGACAAGGTCGGCACCTACGGGATGATCCGCTTCTGCCTGCAGCTCTTCCCGGGGGCCAGCGAGTGGGCCACCCCGGTGGTGCTCACCCTGGCCGTGGTCTCGGTGCTCTACGGCGCGATCCTGGCGATCGGCCAGACCGACCTCATGCGCCTGGTCGCCTTCACCTCGATCAGCCACTTCGGCTTCATCGTCATCGGCATCTTCGCGGTGACCTCGGCCTCGCAGACCGGCAGCAACCTCTACATGATCAACCACGGCTTCTCCACGGCCGCGCTCTTCCTCGTCGCCGGGATGCTCGTCGCCCGCCGCGGCACCGCGCGGATCGACGCCTTCGGCGGCTGGCAGCGGGTCACCCCCGCGCTGGCCGGGGTCTTCCTCGTCGCCGGGCTGTCCGCGCTGGCGCTGCCGGGGCTGTCCAGCTTCGTCTCGGAGTTCCTCGTCATCGCCGGCACCTACCCCACCTACCCGGTGGTCACGGTGGTCGCGGCGCTGGGCGTCATCCTGGCCGCGCTCTACGTGCTGCTGGCCTACAAGCGGATGATGACCGGCCCGCCGCCGGTGATCGGGGGGACCGAGGGGTCCTCGGTGGTCCCGGGCAGCACCGACGTCGAGCTGCGTGCCGACGCCGCGGGCACGTCCGTCGCCGGCGACGAGCCGGCCGAGGACCTGCCGTACGTGCGCGAGGACCTCGACGAAGGGCGTCGCCGCGGCCGCCTCGCCGCCGCGGTGCCGGACCTCAGCTGGCGAGAGAAGGTGGTCGTCGCCCCGCTGATCGCCAGCTTCCTCGTGCTCGGGGTCTACCCGAAGCCGGTGCTGGACACCCTCACCCCTGCGGTCGAGCGCACCCTGGAGATCGTCGGGGTGAGCGACCCCGCACCTGAGGTGCCGGCCGACTCCACCTCGACCAGCGGAGGCACGCACTGA
- the nuoK gene encoding NADH-quinone oxidoreductase subunit NuoK, which yields MSPMNYVYLASILFAIGGATVLLRRNAIVVFMGVELMLNAANLVFVTFARMHGSVEGQVIALFVMVVAAAEVVIGLAIIMAIFRARRSASVDDANLLKL from the coding sequence ATGAGCCCGATGAACTACGTCTACCTGGCGAGCATCCTCTTCGCCATCGGCGGCGCCACCGTGCTGCTGCGGCGCAACGCGATCGTCGTCTTCATGGGCGTCGAGCTCATGCTCAACGCGGCCAACCTCGTCTTCGTCACCTTCGCCCGGATGCACGGCAGCGTCGAGGGACAGGTCATCGCGCTCTTCGTCATGGTGGTCGCGGCCGCCGAGGTGGTCATCGGCCTGGCCATCATCATGGCGATCTTCCGTGCCCGACGCTCGGCCTCGGTCGACGACGCCAACCTGCTGAAGCTGTAA
- the nuoI gene encoding NADH-quinone oxidoreductase subunit NuoI, with product MADDQSKGGFFADLFAPVAGFGVSFGTMFRKVATQEYPEVKWPTQPRFHGRHQLNRHPDGLEKCVGCELCAWACPADAILVQGEDNDDERGLRFSPGERYGRIYQINYLRCIFCGLCIEACPTRALTMTNEYELADNNRADLIFTKEQLLAPVQEGMLPAPHPMVDNMEERDYYQGKVTAATPEQREWVEAAAATRRRADAEAQEEQS from the coding sequence GTGGCTGACGATCAGAGCAAGGGCGGGTTCTTCGCGGACCTGTTCGCCCCGGTCGCCGGGTTCGGCGTGTCCTTCGGGACGATGTTCCGCAAGGTCGCCACCCAGGAGTACCCCGAGGTCAAGTGGCCCACCCAGCCACGCTTCCACGGCCGCCACCAGCTCAACCGGCACCCGGACGGGCTGGAGAAGTGCGTCGGCTGCGAGCTGTGCGCCTGGGCCTGCCCGGCGGACGCGATCCTCGTCCAGGGCGAGGACAACGACGACGAGCGGGGGCTGCGGTTCAGCCCCGGCGAGCGGTACGGGCGGATCTACCAGATCAACTACCTGCGCTGCATCTTCTGCGGGCTGTGCATCGAGGCCTGCCCCACCCGGGCGCTGACGATGACCAACGAGTACGAGCTCGCCGACAACAACCGCGCCGACCTCATCTTCACCAAGGAACAGCTGCTCGCGCCGGTGCAGGAGGGCATGCTGCCCGCCCCGCACCCGATGGTCGACAACATGGAGGAGCGGGACTACTACCAGGGCAAGGTCACCGCGGCCACCCCGGAGCAGCGCGAGTGGGTCGAGGCGGCCGCCGCCACCCGCCGTCGCGCGGACGCCGAGGCGCAGGAGGAGCAGTCGTGA
- the nuoF gene encoding NADH-quinone oxidoreductase subunit NuoF, with protein MTTLTPILTKFWDHPRSWTLATYEENDGYSALRTALAGDPADLVQAAKDSGLRGRGGAGFPTGMKWGFLPPPDGGPRYLVVNADESEPGTCKDIPLMMAAPHFLIEGVAITSFAIGCHHAFIYLRGEVVHVYRRLMRAVEEAYAAGYLGKDIMGTGYDLDVTVHAGAGAYICGEETALLDSLEGRRGQPRLKPPFPAVAGLYARPTVVNNVESIASVPLIVGRGADWFSDMGTEKSQGFGIFSLSGHVKHPGQYEAPLGITLRELIDMAGGMRDPDKKLKFWTPGGSSTPIFTDAHLDVPLDFESVAAEGSMLGTRALQIFDETVSVVRAVSRWTEFYKHESCGKCTPCREGTWWLAQILERIEHGRGTTEDIDKLVDICDNILGRSFCALGDGATSPITSAVQYFREEFEAGCHTPAAELFPPAAATLFGSRGSQEQDAMVTR; from the coding sequence GTGACCACCCTGACCCCCATCCTCACGAAGTTCTGGGACCACCCGCGGTCCTGGACGCTGGCCACCTACGAGGAGAACGACGGCTACTCCGCGCTGCGCACCGCGCTGGCCGGCGACCCCGCCGACCTCGTCCAGGCCGCCAAGGACTCGGGGCTGCGCGGCCGCGGCGGCGCAGGCTTCCCCACCGGCATGAAGTGGGGCTTCCTGCCGCCCCCGGACGGCGGCCCCCGCTACCTCGTCGTCAACGCCGACGAGTCCGAGCCGGGCACCTGCAAGGACATCCCGCTGATGATGGCGGCGCCGCACTTCCTCATCGAGGGCGTGGCGATCACCTCCTTCGCCATCGGCTGCCACCACGCCTTCATCTACCTGCGCGGCGAGGTCGTGCACGTCTACCGCCGGCTGATGCGCGCCGTCGAGGAGGCCTACGCGGCCGGCTACCTCGGCAAGGACATCATGGGCACCGGCTACGACCTCGACGTCACCGTGCACGCCGGCGCCGGGGCCTACATCTGCGGCGAGGAGACCGCGCTGCTGGACTCCCTCGAGGGTCGTCGCGGGCAGCCGCGGCTCAAGCCGCCCTTCCCCGCGGTGGCCGGTCTCTACGCCCGCCCGACCGTGGTCAACAACGTGGAGTCGATCGCCTCGGTGCCGCTGATCGTCGGCCGCGGCGCCGACTGGTTCTCCGACATGGGCACCGAGAAGTCCCAGGGCTTCGGCATCTTCTCCCTCTCCGGGCACGTCAAGCACCCCGGCCAGTACGAGGCGCCGCTGGGGATCACCCTGCGCGAGCTCATCGACATGGCCGGCGGCATGCGCGACCCGGACAAGAAGCTGAAGTTCTGGACCCCGGGCGGCAGCTCCACCCCGATCTTCACCGACGCCCACCTGGACGTGCCGCTGGACTTCGAGTCGGTGGCCGCCGAGGGCTCGATGCTCGGCACCCGGGCGCTGCAGATCTTCGACGAGACCGTCTCGGTGGTCCGCGCGGTCAGCCGCTGGACCGAGTTCTACAAGCACGAGTCCTGCGGCAAGTGCACCCCCTGCCGGGAGGGCACCTGGTGGCTCGCCCAGATCCTCGAGCGGATCGAGCACGGGCGCGGCACCACCGAGGACATCGACAAGCTCGTCGACATCTGCGACAACATCCTCGGGCGCAGCTTCTGCGCCCTCGGTGACGGCGCCACCAGCCCGATCACCTCGGCCGTGCAGTACTTCCGGGAGGAGTTCGAGGCGGGCTGCCACACCCCGGCCGCCGAGCTCTTCCCGCCGGCCGCCGCCACCCTCTTCGGATCCCGAGGCTCCCAGGAGCAGGACGCGATGGTGACCCGATGA